A window from Musa acuminata AAA Group cultivar baxijiao chromosome BXJ3-10, Cavendish_Baxijiao_AAA, whole genome shotgun sequence encodes these proteins:
- the LOC135650637 gene encoding chromatin assembly factor 1 subunit FAS1-like, with the protein MTTGCTGGVIPDADRTDECNPPKVDEDAMILEKIPVKEEESVVVNKAPEFDGEFMDPEDTPDEEAKRNQTKADHDEKGVHCTNTMSLDIPAQGSKHVLGKAKDNSHVKKRRNCHTEVKDEQKGAGKQLKRKRVATDGNMNSDDKEFLTAECRREIKELFEYYKEFSGLGLQHDDSECHSNNLMIGYLLEERSLSFSKLVEEIYDKLKGREGITLASVRSTVLFVGQRVMYGISSADADVLEDESESCLWCWETRDIKLFSAALRAIVNIRRIARKKIHERISALCATLSVLTSSEYKDGQRTDLMKPSMILGKILNKQGISSLVEKLTQKKCVDNAAKEARLQEKELMKEAEKNKRSAEKEKKKMDLELQKEKLRIEKERKRLQEEAERQEKRREKEEAELKKQNKKRQEEAAREQRRREKEEAEQKKQLAMQKQASMMECFLRSKKSSNSSDNSDRLSPMKSQSVDTASKNEGITNAVTSSMDCAFSQQYSVSMEDLCRLHIAGWHKLTHCNRSCHWGQRRNPKMELIKELKLQRPYLLGESPDKMATPMKDASSYEVNNSSESSYYKFDDELESSISNISHQNDPIVVSSSARSWIKKLLQFDKSFKPAYYGTWHRKSGVVGPRHPFRKDPELDYDVDSDEEWEEEDPGESLSDCEKDVEEILDAENLKDEDDIESEDSFVVPDGYLSENEGVQIETSEFPDDEAKVSECCKLEVDNEEFRTLLQQHKILCTFTERALRKSQPLVISNLSHEKIKLLSAEDLNGKAKVEQVCLQALCMRAIPGGAIVDIFTNPSTSYEDQQVPLAPEESAAQAATAPVVSDKDLPEYARLIQSCPHGINKLVDVLLQKFPSIPKSQLRNKIREISDFVDNRWQVKKDVLQRLGLSASEPSPDKGGKQKSIAMYFSKRCLPPEGQSINISESSPQSSTKSKAQNFGSDGQFRESGLQFRDL; encoded by the exons ATGACAACGGGATGTACTGGTGGTGTGATTCCTGACGCTGATCGAACTGATGAATGTAATCCCCCCAAAGTTGATGAGGATGCCATGATTTTGGAAAAAATCCCAGTGAAAGAGGAAGAAAGTGTCGTTGTCAACAAAGCCCCTGAATTTGATGGGGAGTTTATGGATCCTGAAGATACCCCCGATGAAGAAGCAAAAAGGAACCAAACCAAAGCTGATCATGATGAGAAGGGGGTCCATTGTACAAATACAATGTCCCTTGATATTCCAGCACAAGGCTCAAAACATGTTTTGGGAAAGGCCAAAGACAATTCTCATGTCAAGAAACGGAGAAACTGCCACACTGAAGTGAAAGATGAGCAGAAGGGGGCAGGGAAGCAgttgaaaagaaaaagagttgCTACTGATGGGAATATGAACTCTGATGATAAGGAATTTCTTACAGCTGAATGCCGGCGTGAAATCAAAGAATTGTTTGAGTATTACAAGGAGTTTTCTGGTCTTGGGCTGCAACATGATGATAGTGAATGTCATTCCAACAATTTGATGATTGGTTATTTGCTGGAGGAGAGAAGTCTTTCATTTTCCAAACTAGTTGAGGAAATTTATGACAAGTTGAAGGGAAGAGAGGGGATTACTCTGGCTTCTGTTCGCAGTACTGTGCTTTTTGTAGGACAGAGAGTGATGTATGGTATTTCCAGTGCGGATGCCGATGTATTGGAAGATGAGTCAGAGTCATGCCTATGGTGCTGGGAG ACAAGAGATATCAAATTGTTCTCTGCTGCTCTTCGTGCCATTGTCAACATTCGACGCATAGCTCGGAAGAAGATTCATGAGAGGATTTCTGCCCTCTGTG CAACATTATCTGTGTTGACAAGTTCTGAATATAAAGATGGCCAAAGAACTGATCTGATGAAGCCATCGATGATTCTTGGCAAGATATTGAATAAGCAAGGGATTTCTTCATTAGTTGAAAAGTTGACCCAGAAGAAATGTGTCGACAA TGCTGCCAAAGAAGCCAGGTTACAAGAAAAAGAATTAATGAAGGAAGCTGAGAAAAATAAACGGAGTgctgaaaaggaaaagaagaaaatggaTCTTGAGCTTCAGAAGGAAAAATTGCGAATA GAGAAGGAACGAAAGCGGTTGCAAGAAGAAGCTGAAAGACAAGAAAAACGCCGTgaaaaagaagaagctgaatTGAAAAAACAAAATAAGAAGCGACAAGAAGAAGCTGCCAGAGAACAACGGCGTCGTGAAAAAGAGGAAGCTGAGCAGAAGAAACAGCTTGCCATGCAAAAGCAAGCTTCTATGATGGAATGTTTTCTTAGAAGTAAAAAGAGTAGCAATAGTTCAGATAATTCTGATAGATTGTCACCTATGAAAAGCCAATCAGTTGATACAGCTTCCAAAAATGAAGGAATAACTAATGCAGTTACATCATCAATGGACTGTGCTTTCTCTCAGCAGTATAGTGTGTCTATGGAAGACCTTTGCAG GTTGCATATTGCTGGCTGGCATAAGTTGACTCACTGTAATAGGTCTTGCCACTGGGGTCAACGGCGTAATCCTAAGATGGAATTGATCAAGGAGCTTAAGCTGCAAAGACCATACTTGTTAGGCGAATCTCCTGACAAAATGGCAACGCCAATGAAGGATGCTTCCTCTTATGAAGTGAATAATAGCAGTGAATCAAGCTATTATAAGTTTGATGACGAACTGGAATCTTCTATAAGCAATATATCACATCAAAATGATCCTATTGTTGTCTCATCATCAGCCAGGAGCTGGATTAAAAAGCTGTTGCAGTTTGACAAGAGCTTTAAGCCAGCATATTATGGAACTTGGCACAGGAAAAG TGGTGTTGTTGGTCCAAGGCACCCATTTAGAAAGGACCCTGAATTGGATTATGATGTTGATAGTGATGAGGAATGGGAAGAG GAGGATCCAGGTGAAAGTCTTTCGGATTGTgaaaaagatgtagaagaaaTTTTAGATGCTGAAAACTTGAAAGATGAGGATGACATCGAAAGTGAAGACAGCTTTGTTGTTCCTGATGgttatctttctgaaaatgag GGAGTACAAATCGAGACATCTGAATTCCCAGATGATGAGGCAAAAGTCTCAGAGTGTTGTAAGTTAGAGGTTGATAATGAGGAATTTAGAACATTGCTGCAGCAGCACAAGATTCTCTGCACTTTTACAGAAAGGGCTCTTCGAAAGAGCCAGCCACTGGTGATATCCAACCTAAGTCATGAAAAGATCAAACTTTTGTCGGCCGAGGATCTTAATGGGAAGGCAAAAGTTGAGCAGGTCTGTTTGCAGGCTCTCTGCATGCGGGCCATCCCTGGAGGAGCCATTGTAGATATCTTTACAAATCCCAGCACATCCTATGAGGATCAACAAGTGCCCCTGGCTCCTGAGGAAAGTGCTGCACAAGCAGCCACTGCACCAGTTGTATCTGATAAGGACTTGCCAGAATAT GCTAGGTTGATTCAATCTTGTCCGCATGGAATTAATAAGCTGGTAGATGTGTTGCTACAGAAGTTTCCAAGCATCCCAAAGTCACAATTAAGAAATAAAATACGGGAAATATCAGATTTTGTTGACAATCGATGGCAG GTTAAGAAAGATGTCTTGCAAAGGCTTGGCTTGTCTGCCTCCGAGCCCTCTCCAG ACAAGGGTGGGAAGCAGAAAAGTATAGCAATGTATTTCTCCAAAAGGTGCTTACCTCCTGAAGGGCAATCCATCAACATCTCTGAATCCTCTCCTCAGTCAAGCACAAAATCAAAGGCACAGAACTTTGGAAGTGATGGCCAGTTCCGAGAGAGTGGTTTGCAGTTTAGGGATCTCTAA
- the LOC135581682 gene encoding large ribosomal subunit protein uL18-like isoform X1, with translation MAFVKTQKTKAYSKRYQVKYKRRREGKTDYRARIRLINQDKNKYNTPKYRFVVRFSNKDICAQVISASIAGDLVLASAYAHELPRYGLEVGLTNYAAAYCTGLLLARRVLKMLEMDDEYQGNVEATGEDFSVEPAESRRPFRALLDVGLVRTTTGNRVFGALKGALDGGLDIPHSDKRFAGFKNDEKQLDAEVHRNYIFGGHVASYMRALMEDEPDKFQTHFSEYIKKGIEPDDIEEMYKKVHAAIRADPIAIKSTKEPPTEHKRYNLKKLTYEERKAKLIERLNALNASGGADDDDDEDEDDE, from the exons ATG GCCTTTGTCAAGACTCAAAAAACGAAGGCTTACTCCAAGCGCTATCAAGTCAAGTACAAGAGACGGAGAG AGGGGAAGACCGATTACCGTGCACGGATCAGGTTGATTAACCAGGACAAGAACAAATACAATACACCTAAATATCGTTTTGTTGTTCGATTT AGTAATAAAGATATTTGTGCACAAGTAATATCTGCAAGCATTGCTGGTGATCTGGTTCTCGCATCTGCTTATGCTCATGAACTGCCACGATATGGACTTGAAGTTGGTCTTACTAACTATGCTGCAg CCTATTGCACTGGACTTCTCCTGGCAAGGCGAGTCCTGAAGATGCTTGAAATGGATGATGAATACCAGGGGAATGTAGAG GCCACTGGCGAGGACTTCTCTGTTGAACCTGCTGAGAGCAGGAGGCCCTTCCGTGCTCTGCTTGATGTTGGCCTTGTGAGGACAACAACTGGCAACCGAGTGTTTGGTGCTCTTAAG GGAGCATTAGATGGTGGACTTGATATCCCTCACAGTGATAAGAGATTTGCTGGTTTTAAGAACGACGAGAAGCAACTTGATGCGGAGGTTCACAGAAATTACATTTTTGGTGGTCATGTTGCCTCTTACATGAGG GCTTTGATGGAGGATGAACCAGATAAGTTCCAGACACACTTCAGTGAATATATCAAGAAAGGTATTGAGCCTGATGACATCGAAGAGATGTACAAGAAAGTTCATGCTGCCATTCGTGCAGATCCAATTGCAATAAAATCTACAAAAGAACCACCAACGGAGCACAAGAG ATATAACTTGAAGAAGCTTACTTATGAGGAAAGAAAGGCTAAACTCATTGAACGATTGAATGCCCTTAATGCATCTGGTggtgctgatgatgatgatgatgaggacgaAGATGATGAGTGA
- the LOC135581682 gene encoding large ribosomal subunit protein uL18-like isoform X2 → MLEMDDEYQGNVEATGEDFSVEPAESRRPFRALLDVGLVRTTTGNRVFGALKGALDGGLDIPHSDKRFAGFKNDEKQLDAEVHRNYIFGGHVASYMRALMEDEPDKFQTHFSEYIKKGIEPDDIEEMYKKVHAAIRADPIAIKSTKEPPTEHKRYNLKKLTYEERKAKLIERLNALNASGGADDDDDEDEDDE, encoded by the exons ATGCTTGAAATGGATGATGAATACCAGGGGAATGTAGAG GCCACTGGCGAGGACTTCTCTGTTGAACCTGCTGAGAGCAGGAGGCCCTTCCGTGCTCTGCTTGATGTTGGCCTTGTGAGGACAACAACTGGCAACCGAGTGTTTGGTGCTCTTAAG GGAGCATTAGATGGTGGACTTGATATCCCTCACAGTGATAAGAGATTTGCTGGTTTTAAGAACGACGAGAAGCAACTTGATGCGGAGGTTCACAGAAATTACATTTTTGGTGGTCATGTTGCCTCTTACATGAGG GCTTTGATGGAGGATGAACCAGATAAGTTCCAGACACACTTCAGTGAATATATCAAGAAAGGTATTGAGCCTGATGACATCGAAGAGATGTACAAGAAAGTTCATGCTGCCATTCGTGCAGATCCAATTGCAATAAAATCTACAAAAGAACCACCAACGGAGCACAAGAG ATATAACTTGAAGAAGCTTACTTATGAGGAAAGAAAGGCTAAACTCATTGAACGATTGAATGCCCTTAATGCATCTGGTggtgctgatgatgatgatgatgaggacgaAGATGATGAGTGA